A window from Exiguobacterium marinum DSM 16307 encodes these proteins:
- a CDS encoding FAD-dependent monooxygenase translates to MNEQVDVLIVGAGPTGLTLGLTLARYGVSFQIIDRKTTPSDNSRAIGIQPRTIEVFSRLDVAQEVLERARTIERGNLYFSGQWTAKLEFSKLVTPYPFVTLLRQNETEEILERALLKHGHAVRRGESLSSITQYPSRTIAHLTAEDGAHRSVEAKYVIAADGANSSIRRMLALPFSGKSFKEAWVLADLKADWPISREEVHIFFSDRGVLEVFPLTDETIRITGNLRTDESFVESDLQQFVEQRSHMPVRIHDVEWFSLFRVHNRMVDTFIHNRIILMGDAAHINSPVGGQGMNTGIADAFNLGWKLWLHLKTGAPHQVVSTYRNEREYVARNVLQTTNFATEMLQTTLPMLLPFQAIGADVFTRVNLVNQKITERISQLHLSYPKALRMPFRRVAEGKIFPETEILRTDDGFRTKISEIADGRFQVLVFDDGKRDLTPIYEYLNEYHPFLQTISLSKTSRPFFDQGNELAKSLFMKRGILVIRPDGYLLHKQHHVRLKPLQDKLAVWLPPS, encoded by the coding sequence TTGAATGAACAAGTGGATGTACTAATCGTCGGAGCCGGACCTACCGGCCTTACCCTCGGACTGACCTTGGCAAGATATGGCGTCTCATTTCAAATCATCGACCGAAAGACGACCCCGTCGGATAATTCTCGAGCCATCGGGATTCAACCACGGACAATTGAGGTGTTTTCTCGATTAGACGTCGCCCAAGAAGTACTCGAACGGGCCCGTACGATTGAGCGGGGAAATCTCTATTTCTCAGGTCAATGGACGGCAAAGCTCGAATTTTCAAAGCTTGTCACTCCGTATCCGTTCGTGACACTGTTGCGTCAAAATGAAACAGAAGAAATTTTAGAGCGTGCCTTGCTAAAACATGGCCACGCAGTGAGACGCGGAGAGTCACTGTCTTCCATCACACAATATCCATCGCGGACGATCGCACATTTGACTGCTGAAGACGGAGCTCATCGTTCTGTCGAAGCTAAATATGTCATTGCTGCAGATGGCGCCAATAGTTCCATCCGTCGAATGCTCGCTCTCCCATTCAGTGGGAAGTCGTTTAAAGAGGCGTGGGTATTAGCAGATTTGAAAGCAGATTGGCCCATTTCTCGTGAAGAGGTGCATATTTTCTTCTCGGATCGAGGAGTACTCGAGGTCTTTCCACTCACGGATGAAACGATTCGAATCACGGGAAACTTACGGACCGATGAGTCGTTCGTCGAATCGGACCTTCAACAATTTGTGGAACAACGTAGTCATATGCCAGTTCGCATACACGATGTCGAATGGTTCTCGCTCTTTCGGGTTCATAATCGAATGGTTGATACGTTCATCCATAATCGCATCATCCTAATGGGCGATGCCGCTCATATCAATTCACCGGTCGGGGGACAAGGAATGAACACCGGGATTGCGGATGCATTCAACTTAGGTTGGAAGCTATGGCTCCATTTGAAGACAGGCGCACCGCATCAAGTCGTCTCGACGTATCGGAATGAGCGTGAGTATGTGGCAAGGAATGTTCTACAGACGACGAATTTCGCAACTGAGATGCTCCAGACGACACTCCCGATGCTATTACCGTTTCAAGCGATCGGGGCTGATGTCTTCACACGAGTCAATCTCGTCAATCAAAAGATCACGGAACGAATCTCGCAACTTCATCTATCGTACCCAAAAGCGTTGCGTATGCCGTTTCGTCGCGTCGCCGAAGGAAAAATATTCCCAGAGACTGAAATTTTACGAACCGACGATGGATTTCGGACGAAGATTTCAGAGATCGCCGATGGGCGCTTTCAAGTGCTCGTATTTGACGATGGCAAACGTGATTTGACGCCAATCTATGAATACTTAAATGAGTATCACCCGTTCCTTCAGACTATCTCATTGTCCAAGACAAGCCGTCCATTTTTCGACCAAGGGAATGAGCTTGCCAAGTCACTCTTTATGAAACGTGGTATTCTAGTCATCCGTCCGGACGGCTATTTGTTGCACAAGCAACACCACGTCCGTCTAAAACCGTTACAGGACAAGTTGGCTGTCTGGCTTCCACCATCTTAA